A window of Rhododendron vialii isolate Sample 1 chromosome 11a, ASM3025357v1 genomic DNA:
GACAAATTGACTCACAAGCTTCTGAAAATTCCAGTCCACAAGTGTGAATACTAATCTTCcattcatttcacatttttttccTCATCTTTTTAGTATCAAAGAAGGAAGGATTAATTGGTGCTTCTTAGATGGACCGTATTGCAAACTTGCACACGTTATTGGTAAGGGTGGGAATTTCCGACACGAAATTAGTGAGTTAGAGTCAGTTATTTCTGACACAGAATACGAATATGACAGAACACCATAACACAAAAAGTTAAACAGGTAGGGTTAGAATTGAGAGAATTTTAACATGAACAAgagatgacacgacacgacatgacACAGGTTGGGAATTTATGACAGGGtacgataacacgacacaaaCCCGACACAAAGTTCGCAGGTTAGGATCGGCTATTTCTGACACAGAACACGAAGATAACatgacacgataacacgaaaaACTAAACAGGTCAAGTTAGAATTTAGAGAATTCTGACACCAATACGACCGGCCATAATGCCCACCTAGTTATAGGTGGTTGGTCCTTTGCATTAGGACGATTTTTTTTCATGTGGTAGTAGAAAAGGAGCACATGATTCGCCTTCAAAAATTGAGGTACGCTAGCTGAGACCAtatcctctataaatacctttCAATTCAGAGCACAAATTCTAGAGTCTATTTGCCTTGTTTTCCCTCTTGACTTCATCTGAAAACACTTCGTTAAACAATGTCAACATCTTCCTCCTCGATATGGTTCACAGTGACTAGGCAAGAGCCGAGACTGGTGGTGCCCGCAGAACCAACACCGCATGAACTAAAACAACTCTCAGACATAGACGACCAAGAGGGTCTCCGGTTTCAGGTTCCAGTGATAATGTTTTACGAAAGCAATCCTTTCATGGAAGGAGAAGACCCTGTGAGTGTCATCAGAGAAGGACTAGCCAAAGCACTTTCGTTTTACTACCCATTTGCCGGGAGGCTTGTTGAAGGGCCTAATCGGAAGCTTCTGGTGGATTGCACGAGCGAGGGGGTTTTGTTATTAGAAGCCAATGCAGAAGTTGAGCTCAACCAACTTGGTGATGCGATTCTTCCAGGGTGTCCGGTGTTGGAGGAGCTTCTTCATGATGTTCCTGGCTCTGATGGAATCCTTGGCTGCCCTCTCTTGTTACTTCAGGTAGAGTTGGCTACTTAGCTGTGAACATTTGACAATCTAGAAACTCTAAGCtaggctatgtttggtagcACTAATGCtttctgttttctatttttagaattttcaaaaaataggaatgaaaatatatttggtgCACTACTTCCATttcaaaataatgtaaatagctttcactattttgaaattttgagaaagTATCAAAACTTTACTTTCACTTcttccaaaaatgaaaaaccaactGCCAAAAACTTCCCAACCTTCCGCTTCAACTTAACCCACCTTGTCATTTGACTCATGCACCGTCTCACCACATCAGAGGAAtaccaaaaacccaaaatacaACCCAACCCAATAATTGAATTAATTAATACATAAACATATCTTTGTAGTCATAGATATGTTAACCTACTTTTTTACAGAAAAAAAGTTAGACTCGCAATTATGGATAGCCAGGAAGTTAGTACATAATAATTAATGAATCCAATTTTCCTCCAACCCCAGTAGAAGGAATTAATTCCTCCAACCAAAGGACACACGGCACCTCTTGATTCGCCCAAGTCCTTTCATTCCTTACCTAATAGCAATCTAACGTTACGTTAACTCTAAACTAAATTcaccattaacaaaaaaaaacaccctacTTTTTATGAAAACTCCTCCATGCATGTAATTAGAAAATATCAGTTTCTCTCTATTCCATATCTTCTAAAAGACACAAAAAGCATAAGAATGGAGAAAGCCTCCGATTAAAAAAGCATGGAAAAAATCTAATGGAATTTTTCCAACTCTATGCATAAGAGTACTTACTCTTGTAACAAATGTGCATATTCGTATTCACGTGTAATGTTcacatcaagttttttttttttgttggtgaaTTTCGGTGAATGTAGGTGACTCGATTTAGGTGCGGTGGATTTGCCATTGCCCTGCGCCTAAACCACACAATGAGTGATGGAGCTGGTCTGGTCCAATTCCTAAGTGCAATCGCCGAGTTCGCCCAAGGGAAAGAAATCACTGCACCTTCTGTGTCACCTGTGTGGCAAAGGGAGCTCTTATCCGCAAGACATCCTCCCCGAATTACATGCCTTCACCACGAATTCGAACAAGTGCTCGACACCAACAACGATATTGCCAACTCAACCCCAATCCAAAAACCTTTCTTCTTTGGTCCCAAGGACATCAAAGCTATTCGAAACCATCTCCCCCCACATGCAAGCGCCTCCACATTCGAGGTCCTGACAGCGTGCTTGTGGAGATGTCGCACTCGTGCACTCACGCTAGACCCTAACAACACCGTCAGAGTTTCGTGCCTTGTCAATGGTCGCAGCCTGCCTGGCCTGATTCTGCCTCACGGGTACTACGGCAACGTCATTACCTATCCTGCAGCAGTTTCGAAGGCTGGAAAGGTATGTTCCTTTCCACTGGAATACACGGTGGAGTTGGTAAAAACTGCAAAGCCCCAAATGACAGCCGAGTATTTCAGATCAGTGGCGGATCTTATGGTGATTAAAGGGCGTCCTTTGTACACCGTGGCAGGAAACTTTATTGTTTCTGACGTAAGACGTCTTGGCTTAGACACAGTGGATTTTGGGTGGGGGAAACCGGTGTATGGCGGCACCGCCGGGGCGTTTCCTGGGTTAAGCTTCTATATGAATTTTAAAGATGGGATTGTGGTTCCAATATGCTTGCCAGAACCAGTCATGGAAAGGTTTGAGGAGGAGTTGAAGAAAATGACTAAGGACCCTTTCGATGGTTCAGTTGGTCACAGCCCCCCTAAGATCACATCCATGCTCTAAACTGAGAATTCAAATCTGCAACAATGCCAAGGACACATGGCACCTCTTGATTCGTCCAAGTCCCTTCATTCCTTACCTAATAGCAATCTAACGTGACGTTAACTCTAAACTAAATTCAccgttaaccaaaaaaaacaacctaCGTTTTATGAAAACTCCTCCATGCATGTGATTAGAAAATTTCAATTTCTCTCTATTCCATATCTTCTAAAAGACACAAAAAGCATAAGAATGGAGAAAGcctccgttcaaaaaaaatatgggaaaaatctaatgaaatttttccggCTCTGTGCATAACCTTGTTCTTCGATGAATAATAAGCCAACTTCTTGCTGTTGCAAAATGAGTTACCGATATTAATTTTTCCATCTACGCCGATGAGAATACtgtttttttataggcaaaattaacattttattaagggaaGGGagaggggaatccaaccaaaagttgaagTACATCCAATGGGAACAAGCCCATACACCTGAAGGCCTAAAGTTCAAAAACACCCTAAAAGGGAACAAAGCCCTagcaaaaggccaaaaaagcccaaatattacaatatagCCAAGCCCAAAGAAACCCAAAATCCTAACCCTAACTACTAAACATTTCAAACACCCATCCACCCACAGCCACCAAATCAGCTTGACCACCGCCCCACCACCAAGCCAATCAGTCTAGACATCCACCGAGCACTAAAACGCCACCACCACTGGACCGCAAACCGATGGAGGGAAACCCAAGCTCAGATGCGGGCACTCAACCATAGCCGTTAGGCGAAGACCTGATCCCCCAACAGTAGATACCGGCGGGAGGCCGCCGGCCATGCTCCCAAACCATCTGACCTGCCTCACCGTTAGGCATAAAGCACAGGTAGCCCAGGAACTACCGGGCGGCAGAAACGATGAAGAGAAACACAACTGAGACGAGGAGAGCACAACGGAAAGACGGCACGAAAAAAATGTGCAACAATCTGGGGTGCGGCATGAAATTGCCGGATCAAATTAGGACGTCATTGACGGCAATGACATTTTTGCTATGGAATCTTTTGAAGTTGATTGGACATTCAAAGTagcaattcaatttttttctttgttctcatACATATAATAGGTATATACATGGTAATATATTCCTAGAATAATgggattgtaaaataaaattttctaattaCATGGAGGTGTTTtcctaaaaagtagggattttTTGGTTAAGATGTAGTGGTAATGTTAGATTGCTAATAGGTAGGGAAAGAAGGGGCTTGGGCGAATCAAGAGGTGTCATGTGTCCTTAGTTGGAGAAATTCCTCCTACTGGGGTTGGAGGAAAACTGGACTCATAATTAAGTGAGTTTTGAATGGCACACAAAAACCATCTAATTATACTCAATTATGAGTAAAAGCTCtgttaattaattttctatttcttcATGAGTTTAAacatatatcaaaatttatttccaCTCAAATTAAGGAAaacttaatctttcaaaaaattgaacggTCTTTTGTCTTCTGAATTTCAATGGGGAGTGATGAAAAAATCATGTCTacgtatttttgtttttgtttttgttttatttgaaaacaagttgacacaaacatgttttctgctttcactttttttgttttttaaggaAAAGTAGAAACTGATTTcagcaaatagaaaacaaaaaatagaaaagtggcAGTGTTACTAAACATCACCTAAATGTTTATAGGGAATTCCCATCACTCATAATGATGAGGCACATTgtgatttcaaatatatatgcCGCTGCCATAAAATTTTGCATATATTTTGTGTAATAATGTTTGTAAATCATTTTCCCTGCTAAAAACATCCTCAATATAGAACCTTTTTCATTGAGGGCTTGTGCTCACTTTATTTTGTGTACTATGGAAagacaaaaatagaaagataaagataaaaaaaaaaaaacacgtgaGTTCAAGCTCTCTGTTTCAACTTCACTTAGGTTTTTGATCGTGTCATaccatataaaaaataaatttgtaaaaatttagagttaactactactccgtaaaATAGTGGTCAGGACCGAGTGTTGATCCGGAGGGACAGATTggctaagttactataattCTGACGAATTTCTAGATtaatttgaagggaaaaagagagTTTGATTGGTTTGTTTGTTCATAGAAACTAATTAAACCAAAGCAATTAATTAAAAAGGGTTTGGAAACTTGATGGAGGAAAGTTTAGCATTTAGAATTCACCCCAACCGCATAACCATGTATCGCATAGACCGGGTTAACACTTGCATTGTAAATCActatcgctagggcttgcaatcccTATCGATAGTAGGCAAGTAGATTTCCACAATCTGCCAACCAGCATGGTCTATCCCACAACGTTGACCGTCTCACAAGCGCGGTTTAGCTGCCTAACGGCATGGTCCGTCTCATGAGCATAACCCATCTC
This region includes:
- the LOC131308579 gene encoding alcohol acyltransferase 1-like, whose translation is MSTSSSSIWFTVTRQEPRLVVPAEPTPHELKQLSDIDDQEGLRFQVPVIMFYESNPFMEGEDPVSVIREGLAKALSFYYPFAGRLVEGPNRKLLVDCTSEGVLLLEANAEVELNQLGDAILPGCPVLEELLHDVPGSDGILGCPLLLLQVTRFRCGGFAIALRLNHTMSDGAGLVQFLSAIAEFAQGKEITAPSVSPVWQRELLSARHPPRITCLHHEFEQVLDTNNDIANSTPIQKPFFFGPKDIKAIRNHLPPHASASTFEVLTACLWRCRTRALTLDPNNTVRVSCLVNGRSLPGLILPHGYYGNVITYPAAVSKAGKVCSFPLEYTVELVKTAKPQMTAEYFRSVADLMVIKGRPLYTVAGNFIVSDVRRLGLDTVDFGWGKPVYGGTAGAFPGLSFYMNFKDGIVVPICLPEPVMERFEEELKKMTKDPFDGSVGHSPPKITSML